The sequence ATATACGATAAGGCCATTGCCCTGCATCAGCTCGCCCGTGGGGTCGGACACGGGTCCTGCAAGAAACAAGCTTCCATCACTTTCCAGTTTTTTCTGGTAGTCCAAATGGGCAGGTAATGTCTTAGTTAACGCTTCCGGCGTGCCAACCGGTGTCGTCTCCACAACGTATAATTCGAACGCTAAAGCACCCCTTTCCTTTGCTGTTTTTTTATACTCTTCCCATGTGGGCATAGTATCCTCGCAGGATTGTTCACCGGATATACTATGCCAGATTCAAGTTTAAACAATATTAAATATCGATTTTATTTGACCGTTTCACGATAATATGGGTATTTCTTATGCTGATACATTGCTGATGAGGGTCCGGGCCATTGACTTCTGCAGATAATAAACAGGAGGAATTAGAAGAGATACGCAAAGCTGCGCAAGATGATATTCGTGCCCTGCGTGAAGAGATTACCGAGCTGGACCAGTCTTCTGTCGACCTCATCATCACCCGCGCCCGGTCGCATAACGCCTGGAAAGACACCCCCGTGACCGATGCGCAGATTCAGCGCATGTATGACATCGTAAAAATGGGGTCGACCAGTATGAATAGCTGCCCGGCGAGGTTTATATTTGTCCGCTCCAAAGAGGGTAAGGACAGGCTTGCAAAATCGGTGAAGCCAACGAATTTGCCCAAACTCATGGGTGCACCACTAACCGTTATTGTCGCCTATGATACGGAGTT comes from Parvularculales bacterium and encodes:
- a CDS encoding malonic semialdehyde reductase → MTSADNKQEELEEIRKAAQDDIRALREEITELDQSSVDLIITRARSHNAWKDTPVTDAQIQRMYDIVKMGSTSMNSCPARFIFVRSKEGKDRLAKSVKPTNLPKLMGAPLTVIVAYDTEFWKELPKLFPHEDRRPMFEGNKEFSLDTAYRNSTLQGAYLMIAARAIGLDVGAMSGFSNEVVDQEFFAGTTFKSNFLCNIGTADETGVFQRLPRFDFDEACSFA
- a CDS encoding YciI family protein; translation: MPTWEEYKKTAKERGALAFELYVVETTPVGTPEALTKTLPAHLDYQKKLESDGSLFLAGPVSDPTGELMQGNGLIVYRAASMDDADKLAKNDPMHKEGVRTYTIRKWLINEASPNFSSILAAQNNQSSLKTS